In Alosa sapidissima isolate fAloSap1 chromosome 4, fAloSap1.pri, whole genome shotgun sequence, the following are encoded in one genomic region:
- the dhrs3b gene encoding short-chain dehydrogenase/reductase 3b, which translates to MDLKTFGCVVLFPIQIFYYIIKASVCWLLPSRRRSLAGEIVLITGGGRGIGRHLASEFAKQGAKKVILWGRTEKCLKETAEDICQSGTECHYFLCDVANREEVYRQAKVVREKVGDVTILVNNAAVVHGKSLIDSDDDALLKSQHINTMGQFWTTKAFLPRMLELCNGHVVCINSILSQSPIPGTIDYCTSKASSLAFMESLTLGLLDCPGVSCTTVLPFHTNTDMFQGMKVRFPQLFPPLRQEVVAQRTVDAVRTNTAFVYLPWTMHMLVLLKSILPQTAMEEIHRFSGSYTCMNTFKGRT; encoded by the exons ATGGACCTGAAGACTTTCGGCTGCGTTGTCCTGTTCCCAATCCAGATCTTCTACTACATAATCAAGGCGAGCGTGTGCTGGCTGCTACCGAGCAGGAGGAGAAGTCTAGCCGGGGAGATTGTACTGATTACAGGCGGAGGAAGGGGCATCGGGCGGCACTTGGCGTCGGAGTTTGCCAAACAGGGTGCAAAAAAG GTGATTCTGTGGGGCCGCACAGAGAAGTGTCTAAAGGAGACAGCGGAGGATATCTGTCAGTCAGGCACGGAGTGTCACTACTTTCTCTGTGACGTGGCCAACCGTGAGGAGGTCTACAGGCAGGCTAAGGTGGTCAGAgagaag GTGGGGGATGTGACCATCCTGGTTAATAATGCAGCGGTGGTCCACGGCAAGAGCCTCATAGATAGCGATGACGACGCGCTGCTGAAGTCCCAGCACATCAACACAATGGGCCAATTCTGG aCGACAAAGGCCTTCCTACCGCGCATGCTGGAGCTGTGTAATGGCCACGTGGTCTGCATCAACTCCATCCTGTCCCAGTCGCCCATCCCGGGCACCATCGACTACTGCACGTCCAAGGCCTCCTCGCTGGCCTTCATGGAGAGCCTGACCCTGGGGCTGCTGGACTGCCCGGGGGTCAGCTGCACCACTGTTCTCCCCTTCCACACCAACACCGACATGTTCCAGGGCATGAAAGTCAG GTTCCCACAGCTCTTCCCTCCGCTCAGACAGGAGGTGGTGGCCCAGCGCACAGTGGATGCCGTCAGGACCAACACCGCCTTCGTCTATCTGCCCTGGACAATGCACATGCTGGTCCTTCTGAAAAG TATTCTACCACAGACTGCCATGGAGGAGATCCACAGGTTCTCTGGAAGCTACACCTGTATGAACACTTTCAAAGGACGGACATAG